The following coding sequences lie in one Cannabis sativa cultivar Pink pepper isolate KNU-18-1 chromosome 5, ASM2916894v1, whole genome shotgun sequence genomic window:
- the LOC115717388 gene encoding leucine-rich repeat receptor protein kinase EMS1 has protein sequence MFLLSNSMIMGFKLSFLVLIVSHLLFLCSNAIIVDRNKAYSEREALLSFKDSLENLHLLSSWNSSTPYCNWVGVSCQHGRVDSLALPALSLKGPLSPSVFSLRSLTFLDLTSNLFHGEIPPLISGLKRLKKLLLGDNQFIGEIPSQLSELTQLQTLVLGHNSFSGKIPPELGSLPQLITLDLAGNALTGKIPPHIGNMSKLLFLDLSSNLLSGSLPLPLFTNLHALSSLDISNNSFSGTIPPEIRNMKNLSDLYIGYNHFSGQLPREIGDLSRLQNFFAQSCFITGPLPQELSNLQSLSRLDLSYNPLKCSIPKSFGKLQNLSILILASSELSGSIPPELGNCKNLRTLMLSFNALSDSLPEELSELPVLTFSAEMNQLSGPLPSWLGRWNQLESLLLGSNLFSGEIPPEIGNCSLLRDLHLSNNLLTGPIPKELCNALSLMEIDLAMNFLTGNIDYTFLKCANLTQLILVDNQIVGHIPEYLSKLPLMVLDLDSNNFTGTIPITIWNSNNLMEFSAANNQLGGYLPEEIGNAAALERLVLSNNRFFGTIPKGVGNLTNLSVLNLNSNSLEGTIPTELGMCTALTTLDLGNNFLHGSIPQNLAELGQLQCLVLSHNNLSGSIPSKALYFRQVDIPDLSFVQHRGVFDLSYNMLSGTIPEELGNCVVVVDLLLSNNMLSGEIPRSLSRLTNLTTLDLSGNFLTGSIPPEFGDLRRLQGLYMGNNRLSGTIPSERLGHLSSLVKLNLTNNKLSGSVPTSFGNLKGLSHLDLSYNELNGELPSSLSSLLNLVGLYVQQNKLSGKVDQLFSNSMAWRIETMNFSNNAFDGELPVSLGNLSYLTYLDFHSNMFQGGIPMELGNLMQLQYLDVSRNRLSGQIPEKICGLVNLFFLSLAENSLEGPVPTSGICLKLSNSSVAGNKNLCGTIMGFDCKSNSFEKSALLSSWGRLAAVVVGSIVIVLFLAIALARHVTRNKRQTVAEEAEESKLNSFLDQNLYFLSSSRSKEPLSINLAVFEQHLLKLTLVDILQATNNFCKTNIIGDGGFGTVYKATLPDGKLAAVKKLSEAKTQGQREFIAEMETLGKVKHHNLVPLLGYCSIGEEKLLVYEYMVNGSLDLWLRNRTGALEVLTWDKRFKIAIGAARGLAFLHHGFIPHIIHRDIKASNILLNEDFEPKVADFGLARLISACETHITTEVAGTFGYIPPEYGQSGRSTTSGDVYSFGVILLELVTGKEPTGPDFKEIEGGNLVGWVFQKMEKGQAADVLDPTILNADSKQMMLQVLKIAFICLSENPANRPTMLQVLKFLKGLKNDH, from the coding sequence ATGTTTCTTCTAAGTAACTCCATGATCATGGGGTTTAAGCTTTCCTTTCTCGTTCTCATTGTGTCTCACCTTCTCTTTCTTTGCTCTAATGCCATTATTGTAGACCGAAATAAAGCTTACTCAGAGAGAGAAGCCCTTCTTTCGTTCAAGGATTCTCTCGAAAACCTTCATCTTCTTTCTTCATGGAACTCATCAACCCCATACTGTAACTGGGTTGGTGTTTCTTGCCAACATGGCCGGGTCGATTCACTCGCTCTCCCAGCTCTGTCCCTCAAAGGCCCACTGTCTCCCTCCGTTTTCTCTCTCCGTAGTCTTACCTTCCTTGACCTTACCTCTAATCTTTTCCATGGCGAAATCCCACCGCTGATATCCGGTTTGAAACGCTTGAAGAAGCTGTTGCTCGGTGATAACCAGTTCATCGGGGAGATTCCGAGTCAGTTAAGTGAGTTGACTCAGTTGCAAACACTCGTGTTGGGACACAACTCGTTCAGTGGGAAAATTCCTCCGGAGCTGGGGAGTTTGCCTCAGCTCATAACACTCGACCTTGCTGGTAATGCTCTCACCGGCAAGATTCCTCCCCACATTGGAAATATGAGCAAACTCTTGTTTTTGGACCTTAGCAGTAATCTTCTGTCAGGTTCACTTCCATTACCTCTCTTTACAAATCTCCATGCTCTATCTTCGTTGGACATATCTAACAACTCGTTTTCTGGCACAATCCCACCTGAGATTAGAAACATGAAGAATCTCAGTGACCTCTACATTGGCTATAACCATTTCTCTGGCCAGTTGCCTCGGGAAATTGGTGACCTTTCCCGCCTCCAAAACTTCTTTGCTCAATCTTGTTTTATAACAGGTCCACTTCCCCAGGAGTTATCTAATTTGCAATCTCTAAGTAGACTTGATCTTTCCTACAACCCCTTGAAGTGTTCGATCCCAAAATCCTTCGGGAAGTTGCAGAACTTGAGTATTCTGATTTTGGCTTCTTCCGAGCTAAGCGGGTCTATTCCTCCTGAGCTGGGAAACTGTAAGAATTTGAGGACTCTGATGCTTTCCTTCAATGCACTATCCGATTCGTTGCCTGAGGAACTTTCTGAGCTTCCTGTGCTGACATTTTCTGCTGAAATGAATCAACTTTCTGGGCCACTGCCTTCTTGGCTCGGAAGATGGAACCAACTGGAGTCACTTTTGCTTGGGAGTAACCTGTTTTCTGGCGAAATCCCACCTGAAATAGGGAATTGTTCTCTGCTTAGAGACCTTCATTTGAGCAATAACCTTTTGACTGGTCCAATACCGAAGGAGCTCTGTAATGCGCTGTCGCTCATGGAGATTGATCTTGCCATGAATTTTCTCACTGGTAATATTGATTACACTTTTCTTAAGTGCGCTAATCTTACTCAGTTGATCTTAGTGGATAACCAGATTGTTGGTCATATACCTGAATACTTGTCAAAACTTCCATTGATGGTGCTTGACCTTGATTCGAACAATTTCACGGGTACGATTCCCATCACTATCTggaattcaaataatttaatgGAATTCTCGGCTGCAAATAATCAGTTGGGGGGCTATCTCCCAGAGGAGATTGGCAATGCAGCTGCACTGGAGAGGCTTGTTCTCAGTAATAACAGGTTTTTTGGCACCATACCTAAAGGGGTTGGAAATCTTACCAATCTTTCTGTTCTTAACTTGAACTCTAATTCTCTTGAAGGAACTATCCCAACTGAGCTGGGCATGTGCACAGCACTTACCACATTGGACCTTGGAAACAACTTTCTTCATGGGTCTATACCTCAGAATCTGGCAGAATTGGGTCAATTACAATGCCTGGTTCTTTCTCATAACAATCTCTCAGGCTCAATTCCGTCAAAGGCCTTGTATTTCCGCCAGGTTGATATCCCTGATCTGAGTTTTGTTCAACACCGTGGAGTTTTTGATCTGTCCTACAATATGTTGTCAGGCACAATACCTGAGGAGTTGGGGAACTGTGTGGTTGTAGTAGATCTTTTGTTGAGCAATAACATGCTTTCAGGGGAAATTCCTAGATCACTCTCTCGTCTGACAAATCTTACAACATTGGATTTATCTGGGAATTTTCTCACTGGCTCCATTCCTCCAGAATTTGGTGATTTGCGTAGGCTGCAAGGATTGTATATGGGAAATAATAGGCTATCTGGTACCATCCCCTCTGAAAGATTGGGACATTTGAGCAGTTTGGTAAAGCTTAATTTGACCAATAATAAGCTTTCAGGTTCAGTACCAACAAGTTTTGGAAATTTGAAAGGGCTAAGTCATTTGGATTTGAGTTATAATGAGCTAAATGGGGAGCTACCCTCATCTCTCTCGAGCTTGCTAAACCTTGTGGGGCTTTATGTTCAACAAAACAAGCTTTCTGGAAAGGTTGATCAACTTTTCTCAAATTCCATGGCGTGGAGGATTGAAACTATGAACTTCAGCAACAACGCTTTTGATGGGGAATTGCCAGTGTCTTTAGGCAATTTGTCATATTTGACATATTTGGATTTTCATTCAAATATGTTTCAGGGAGGCATTCCAATGGAGTTGGGAAATCTGATGCAACTCCAGTATCTTGATGTTTCAAGGAACAGGCTCTCCGGACAGATTCCAGAGAAAATATGTGGGCTGGTCAATCTGTTCTTCCTGAGCTTGGCTGAAAATAGCTTGGAAGGGCCTGTTCCCACAAGTGGAATTTGCCTTAAGCTGTCAAATTCTTCAGTTGCTGGGAACAAAAACCTGTGTGGAACAATTATGGGATTTGATTGCAAAAGTAATAGCTTTGAAAAGTCTGCATTGTTAAGTTCCTGGGGACGACTAGCTGCTGTTGTAGTGGGAAGTATTGTCATTGTCCTTTTTCTAGCAATTGCTCTTGCTAGACATGTTACAAGAAACAAGAGGCAAACTGTTGCTGAAGAAGCTGAGGAAAGCAAGCTCAACAGTTTTCTAGATCAAAATTTGTATTTCCTTAGTAGCAGCAGATCAAAGGAGCCTCTGAGCATCAACCTGGCCGTGTTTGAGCAGCACCTCTTGAAATTGACCTTAGTAGATATTCTTCAAGCAACCAACAACTTCTGCAAGACAAACATAATTGGAGATGGAGGTTTCGGAACAGTGTACAAAGCTACTCTGCCTGATGGGAAATTAGCTGCAGTCAAGAAGCTAAGTGAAGCCAAAACACAAGGCCAACGAGAATTCATTGCTGAAATGGAAACTTTGGGAAAGGTAAAGCACCATAATCTGGTCCCTTTGCTCGGGTACTGCTCTATTGGTGAGGAGAAGCTCCTTGTTTACGAGTACATGGTGAATGGAAGCTTAGACCTCTGGCTGAGAAACAGGACTGGAGCTCTTGAAGTCCTAACCTGGGATAAACGGTTCAAAATTGCAATTGGCGCTGCACGTGGGCTAGCTTTTCTTCATCATGGATTCATTCCTCACATCATTCACAGGGACATAAAAGCTAGCAACATCTTACTCAATGAAGACTTTGAACCAAAGGTTGCTGATTTCGGGTTGGCCAGGTTGATAAGTGCTTGTGAGACTCACATTACAACCGAAGTTGCTGGAACATTTGGTTACATTCCACCTGAGTATGGACAGAGTGGGAGGTCCACAACAAGTGGTGATGTTTATAGTTTCGGTGTGATCTTGCTTGAACTAGTGACAGGTAAGGAGCCAACTGGACCTGACTTCAAAGAGATTGAAGGTGGAAATTTGGTTGGGTGGGTTTTTCAGAAAATGGAGAAGGGACAAGCTGCTGATGTTCTTGACCCGACCATTCTCAACGCAGACTCTAAGCAGATGATGCTTCAAGTGCTTAAGATTGCTTTCATTTGCTTATCAGAGAATCCTGCTAACAGGCCTACCATGCTTCAAGTGCTCAAGTTCCTTAAAGGGTTAAAAAATGATCACTAA
- the LOC115717668 gene encoding uncharacterized protein LOC115717668: MSIFILPQSVIKEVERLCRGFLWGVKGDRSKIHLASWDKVCLPKPFGGLGFKNGATWNRSILGKFVWAIMDKHDILWVKWVNNIYMKGAEFWDYELKGDVSWYWRKLCHLRSHFSKPMVTAAVRKGKFIAARLYLGTIKLNIDSYDKSIWCNLSLPKHRFILWQVVHGHLLTRDNFHKFHIILDSSFCPVCGSEEESHHHLFFNCCVSREVVKQIFEWCGVAAWSLDYNRWRCWVSSKISGVVNLLFAATVYMIWKNRNFCVHNSSCLTILKIVNEIKELVKYRLYSLKNRKIYQAEKGMFLRLLL, from the coding sequence ATGAGCATTTTCATCCTTCCGCAAAGTGTAATAAAGGAGGTTGAGAGGCTTTGCAGAGGTTTTCTTTGGGGAGTTAAGGGTGACCGAAGTAAAATTCATTTGGCTTCTTGGGATAAGGTTTGTCTTCCCAAACCGTTTGGTGGTCTCGGGTTCAAGAATGGTGCAACTTGGAATCGTTCTATTCTAGGAAAGTTTGTTTGGGCTATTATGGATAAGCATGACATTCTTTGGGTCAAATGGGTCAACAACATCTATATGAAAGGTGCTGAGTTTTGGGATTACGAGTTGAAAGGGGATGTAAGTTGGTATTGGAGGAAACTTTGTCATTTGAGAAGCCATTTCAGCAAGCCTATGGTGACAGCAGCTGTAAGGAAAGGTAAGTTTATTGCTGCCAGATTGTATTTGGGGACTATAAAGCTGAATATTGATAGCTATGACAAATCTATTTGGTGTAATCTTTCTCTGCCCAAGCATAGATTCATCTTATGGCAGGTGGTTCATGGACACTTGCTTACTAGAGAtaattttcataagtttcacATCATTTTAGACTCTAGTTTCTGTCCAGTTTGTGGGAGTGAAGAGGAGAGCCACCATCATCTTTTTTTCAACTGTTGTGTCTCTAGGGAGGTTGTGAAGCAGATTTTTGAATGGTGTGGTGTTGCTGCCTGGTCGCTGGACTACAATAGGTGGCGCTGCTGGGTTTCTAGCAAGATTTCTGGTGTGGTTAATTTGCTCTTTGCTGCCACCGTTTACATGATTTGGAAAAATAGGAATTTTTGTGTGCATAATAGTAGTTGTTTAACTATATTGAAGATTGTAAATGAGATTAAAGAATTAGTTAAATACAGGTTGTATAGTTTAAAGAATAGGAAGATTTATCAAGCTGAAAAAGGCATGTTTTTACGCCTTCTGTTGTAG